A stretch of the Perca fluviatilis chromosome 17, GENO_Pfluv_1.0, whole genome shotgun sequence genome encodes the following:
- the LOC120545358 gene encoding secretory carrier-associated membrane protein 1-like isoform X2 codes for MDPSVTQIRQAAPPGLEEYNPFTDGKPAPPGMAPKTAAPTINTQPAIMKPTEEPPAYSQPQEQSGAAAELLRRQEELERKAAELDRREREMQSLSASGGRKNNWPPLPEKFPVGPCFYHDITVDIPVEFQKTVKIMYYLWMFHTGTLLANMVGCLAWFCVDASRGVDFGLSILWFLLFTPCSFVCWYRPLYGAFRSDSSFRFFAFFFVYICQFGIYVIQCIGIAGWGASGWISALTGLNRSIPVGIIMILIAALFTFLAAMSLIMFKKVHAMYRTTDASFEKAQQEFATGVMANKTVQTAAATAASRAAQGGFKEQI; via the exons ATG GATCCATCAGTGACACAAATACGACAGGCTGCTCCCCCGGGGTTGGAGGAGTACAACCCCTTCACAGATGGCAAACCA GCGCCTCCGGGTATGGCACCCAAGACTGCGGCACCCACCATCAACACACAACCTGCCATCATGAAACCCACAGAGGAGCCTCCAGCCTACTCGCAGCCTCAG GAGCAGTCGGGAGCAGCTGCTGAGCTGTTGAGGAGACAGGAGGAGCTGGAAAGGAAGGCTGCAGAACTGGATCGCCGGGAGAGAGAAATGCAGTCACTGAGTGCTTCAGGAG GCAGGAAAAATAACTGGCCTCCCCTCCCAGAGAAATTCCCCGTGGGTCCCTGTTTCTACCATGACATCACAGTGGACATCCCGGTAGAGTTTCAGAAGACGGTCAAAATCATGTACTACCTCTGGATGT TTCATACTGGGACGCTGCTTGCCAACATGGTGGGCTGCCTGGCCTGGTTCTGTGTGGATGCGTCACGTGGGGTGGACTTTGGCCTGTCCATCCTCTGGTTCTTGCTCTTCACACCTTGTTCATTCGTCTGCTGGTACAGACCACTTTATGGAGCGTTCAG GAGTGACAGCTCATTCAggttttttgctttcttcttcgTGTACATCTGTCAGTTTGGCATCTACGTTATCCAGTGTATTGGCATCGCTGGTTGGGGCGCCAG CGGGTGGATCTCAGCGTTGACCGGCCTGAATCGCAGCATCCCAGTGGGCATCATAATGATCCTCATCGCTGCTCTCTTTACCTTCCTGGCTGCCATGTCCCTCATCATGTTCAAAAAG GTCCACGCGATGTACCGTACCACCGATGCCAGCTTTGAGAAGGCCCAGCAGGAGTTCGCCACAGGCGTCATGGCCAACAAGACAGTCCAGACGGCCGCTGCTACCGCCGCTTCCAGGGCTGCACAGGGAGGCTTCAAGGAGCAGATCTGA
- the LOC120545358 gene encoding secretory carrier-associated membrane protein 1-like isoform X1: MSDFDRNPFADPEISNPFQDPSVTQIRQAAPPGLEEYNPFTDGKPAPPGMAPKTAAPTINTQPAIMKPTEEPPAYSQPQEQSGAAAELLRRQEELERKAAELDRREREMQSLSASGGRKNNWPPLPEKFPVGPCFYHDITVDIPVEFQKTVKIMYYLWMFHTGTLLANMVGCLAWFCVDASRGVDFGLSILWFLLFTPCSFVCWYRPLYGAFRSDSSFRFFAFFFVYICQFGIYVIQCIGIAGWGASGWISALTGLNRSIPVGIIMILIAALFTFLAAMSLIMFKKVHAMYRTTDASFEKAQQEFATGVMANKTVQTAAATAASRAAQGGFKEQI, encoded by the exons ATGTCAGATTTCGACAGAAACCCGTTCGCGGACCCGGAGATCAGCAACCCATTTCAG GATCCATCAGTGACACAAATACGACAGGCTGCTCCCCCGGGGTTGGAGGAGTACAACCCCTTCACAGATGGCAAACCA GCGCCTCCGGGTATGGCACCCAAGACTGCGGCACCCACCATCAACACACAACCTGCCATCATGAAACCCACAGAGGAGCCTCCAGCCTACTCGCAGCCTCAG GAGCAGTCGGGAGCAGCTGCTGAGCTGTTGAGGAGACAGGAGGAGCTGGAAAGGAAGGCTGCAGAACTGGATCGCCGGGAGAGAGAAATGCAGTCACTGAGTGCTTCAGGAG GCAGGAAAAATAACTGGCCTCCCCTCCCAGAGAAATTCCCCGTGGGTCCCTGTTTCTACCATGACATCACAGTGGACATCCCGGTAGAGTTTCAGAAGACGGTCAAAATCATGTACTACCTCTGGATGT TTCATACTGGGACGCTGCTTGCCAACATGGTGGGCTGCCTGGCCTGGTTCTGTGTGGATGCGTCACGTGGGGTGGACTTTGGCCTGTCCATCCTCTGGTTCTTGCTCTTCACACCTTGTTCATTCGTCTGCTGGTACAGACCACTTTATGGAGCGTTCAG GAGTGACAGCTCATTCAggttttttgctttcttcttcgTGTACATCTGTCAGTTTGGCATCTACGTTATCCAGTGTATTGGCATCGCTGGTTGGGGCGCCAG CGGGTGGATCTCAGCGTTGACCGGCCTGAATCGCAGCATCCCAGTGGGCATCATAATGATCCTCATCGCTGCTCTCTTTACCTTCCTGGCTGCCATGTCCCTCATCATGTTCAAAAAG GTCCACGCGATGTACCGTACCACCGATGCCAGCTTTGAGAAGGCCCAGCAGGAGTTCGCCACAGGCGTCATGGCCAACAAGACAGTCCAGACGGCCGCTGCTACCGCCGCTTCCAGGGCTGCACAGGGAGGCTTCAAGGAGCAGATCTGA